In one Patescibacteria group bacterium genomic region, the following are encoded:
- a CDS encoding DNA translocase FtsK, with protein MAKRGRKPKRRPLGISLNSEALFSIVALVLWGVGALCAVSLAYSNALFNKVVQDTLIELFGFGAFVVPVILLYLGLFFLRNLKWRILETRTLFGLLIFFVALLGILEMRGGLLGETVFLKVSLYISSFGAYLLFILLIVFSFVLMFEMSLERILVGATASFKAFWEQIKGCLNKVRIKREGAEQQQGEADKELGFEVVPTIGEPKETLTKEKIPSVASQQTTVPPAKTVSNLPYNDLVWEYPPISLLSEPPQIKAERGDVKQRASVIEKTLDSFGIKSRVVEVNKGPAVTQYAMETVQGTKITKITSLSNDLALALASPTGSVRIEAPIPGRSLIGIEVPNNSSELVTLKEIMLSDKMAKAKSKLTIALGKDVSGTPIIYDISKMPHVLVAGATGSGKSVMLHSMIATLLFRCSPAECKFIMVDPKRVELVGYKDIPHLLTPVIVDAHKALPAFKWAISEMERRYKLFENAKVRDIDLYNELSGFQALPYIIIIVDELADLMMTAAADTEKAVCRIAQLARAVGIHLILATQRPSVDVLTGLIKANVPCRVAFNVTSQIDSRVIIDQPGADKLLGRGDMLFVPPDASKPSRIQGVFVSDKERTALVEFLRQSQVSPDYAEDVVEFHQTNKVDSISESSDAYFKEAIRLVCLHNKASSSLLQRKLSIGYARAARLLDELEAQGIVSSATGSKPREVLIADAEEYLASSGKTS; from the coding sequence ATGGCAAAACGGGGAAGAAAACCAAAAAGAAGACCATTGGGAATATCGCTAAATTCCGAGGCGCTATTTTCGATTGTAGCGCTAGTCTTGTGGGGGGTTGGCGCGCTTTGCGCGGTGTCTCTCGCTTACTCCAATGCCCTTTTTAACAAAGTTGTTCAAGATACTTTAATAGAGCTTTTTGGTTTTGGGGCGTTCGTTGTTCCTGTAATCTTGCTTTATTTAGGGCTTTTTTTCTTGAGAAACTTAAAATGGAGAATTTTGGAAACACGAACGCTGTTTGGGCTACTGATATTTTTTGTGGCACTTCTTGGTATACTCGAAATGCGGGGAGGGCTATTAGGAGAAACGGTTTTTTTGAAAGTTAGTCTGTATATTTCTTCTTTCGGTGCTTATCTGCTATTTATCTTACTTATTGTATTTTCTTTTGTTCTGATGTTCGAAATGAGCCTAGAAAGAATACTAGTAGGCGCAACGGCTTCTTTTAAAGCCTTTTGGGAGCAAATCAAGGGGTGTCTTAATAAGGTAAGAATAAAACGGGAAGGTGCGGAACAGCAACAAGGAGAAGCTGATAAGGAGCTAGGTTTTGAGGTTGTTCCAACAATTGGAGAACCAAAAGAAACACTAACCAAAGAGAAGATCCCCAGTGTCGCCAGTCAACAAACTACCGTTCCACCAGCAAAGACAGTTTCGAACCTTCCTTACAACGATCTTGTTTGGGAGTATCCACCTATTAGCTTACTATCGGAACCTCCCCAAATTAAAGCCGAGAGAGGAGATGTTAAGCAGAGAGCAAGTGTCATAGAAAAGACCTTGGATTCTTTTGGCATTAAGTCTCGGGTTGTAGAAGTAAACAAGGGTCCTGCAGTTACCCAGTATGCCATGGAAACAGTCCAGGGAACCAAAATTACTAAAATTACCTCGCTCTCAAACGACCTGGCACTAGCTCTTGCCTCACCCACAGGATCGGTAAGAATAGAAGCTCCCATCCCAGGGCGATCGCTGATTGGAATAGAAGTTCCCAACAACTCCTCGGAACTAGTAACCCTAAAAGAAATTATGCTTTCGGATAAAATGGCAAAAGCTAAATCTAAATTAACTATTGCGCTTGGAAAAGATGTTTCGGGGACTCCGATAATATACGATATTTCCAAAATGCCTCATGTATTGGTTGCCGGAGCAACTGGTTCTGGAAAATCGGTGATGTTGCACTCCATGATTGCCACACTGCTTTTTAGATGCTCTCCCGCGGAATGCAAGTTTATTATGGTAGATCCTAAACGAGTAGAATTAGTGGGCTACAAAGATATTCCGCATTTGCTAACCCCGGTTATTGTAGATGCGCACAAAGCGCTTCCCGCCTTTAAATGGGCAATTTCCGAAATGGAAAGAAGGTATAAGCTCTTCGAAAACGCCAAGGTTCGCGATATTGATTTATACAACGAGCTTTCGGGGTTTCAGGCATTGCCTTACATTATTATTATCGTTGACGAATTAGCGGATTTAATGATGACCGCGGCAGCCGACACCGAAAAAGCGGTTTGTCGAATTGCCCAACTTGCCCGAGCCGTGGGAATTCATTTAATTTTGGCTACCCAGAGACCTTCGGTTGATGTTTTAACTGGGCTGATTAAAGCCAATGTTCCTTGCCGTGTTGCTTTTAATGTGACCTCGCAGATTGATTCGCGGGTTATTATCGATCAGCCGGGAGCGGATAAACTTTTGGGTCGGGGAGATATGCTTTTTGTTCCGCCAGACGCGTCTAAACCCTCCAGAATTCAAGGCGTTTTTGTGTCGGACAAGGAAAGAACCGCCCTAGTGGAATTTTTGAGACAGTCACAAGTATCACCTGACTACGCCGAAGATGTTGTGGAGTTTCATCAGACCAATAAAGTGGATAGTATTTCGGAATCGTCGGACGCTTATTTTAAAGA
- the aspS gene encoding aspartate--tRNA(Asn) ligase, whose translation MLQREKTADLIAKVGEKVRVSGWVQSIRNHGKVVFLDLRDSSGVLQCVGTVLEQKIGLEDVITIEGLVKPRPKNMINPEILTGTIELQIEKITILEKSAPLPFDMGANELAVSLPVLLDYRSLTLRHPKIKAIFKVENQIINTFRRVMSGLGFEEFYAPTFVASATEGGSNVFPVKYFEHNAYMAQSPQLYKQIMLGVFERVFSVARAYRAEPSVTTRHLCEYISLDAEMGFIDSWKDILVVLEKLFFEIFLDLNKFCSPELALYNQATPQVAKTIPYLKMREAQQIIFESTGVDHRKEPDLDPEDEREICRWARETHKSDLVFITHYPTKKRAFYTMPDPENPEFSLSFDLLGRGLEWVSGSQRINNYNQLLQAIKDRGNKEKDFELYLMAFKYGIPPEGGFALGAERIAMQVLGLNNIREASLFPRDMERIDVGLSKLNPQTK comes from the coding sequence ATGCTCCAAAGAGAAAAAACCGCAGATTTAATTGCCAAAGTGGGCGAAAAAGTTAGAGTTTCGGGGTGGGTGCAGTCTATAAGAAACCACGGTAAGGTGGTGTTTTTGGATTTGCGAGATTCCTCGGGGGTTTTACAGTGCGTGGGGACAGTGTTAGAGCAAAAAATTGGTCTGGAAGATGTAATTACCATTGAGGGACTGGTTAAGCCAAGACCAAAAAATATGATCAATCCCGAAATTTTAACCGGGACGATAGAATTGCAAATAGAAAAGATCACCATTCTCGAAAAATCCGCTCCTCTCCCGTTTGACATGGGCGCAAATGAATTAGCAGTTTCGCTTCCAGTGCTTTTAGACTACCGCTCGCTTACCTTAAGACACCCCAAGATTAAAGCTATTTTTAAAGTGGAAAATCAGATTATTAACACATTTAGGCGAGTTATGAGTGGGTTGGGTTTTGAGGAGTTTTATGCTCCAACTTTTGTGGCATCGGCAACCGAAGGCGGATCTAATGTTTTTCCGGTAAAATATTTTGAACACAACGCCTACATGGCGCAAAGCCCTCAACTCTATAAGCAAATTATGCTAGGTGTTTTTGAAAGGGTTTTTTCTGTTGCCCGAGCCTATCGGGCAGAACCCAGCGTTACTACAAGGCATCTTTGCGAATACATTAGCCTAGACGCCGAAATGGGATTTATTGATAGTTGGAAAGATATTTTGGTTGTTTTGGAAAAATTATTTTTTGAAATATTTTTAGATTTAAACAAATTCTGCTCTCCAGAGCTTGCTTTGTACAATCAAGCCACACCACAAGTGGCAAAAACAATTCCTTATCTTAAAATGCGCGAGGCCCAGCAAATTATTTTTGAGAGCACCGGCGTAGATCATCGAAAAGAACCCGATTTAGATCCCGAGGACGAAAGAGAAATTTGTAGGTGGGCGCGAGAAACTCACAAGAGCGATCTTGTTTTTATCACGCACTATCCAACCAAAAAGAGAGCTTTTTATACCATGCCAGATCCCGAAAATCCTGAATTTTCTTTAAGTTTTGATTTGCTGGGACGGGGTTTAGAATGGGTTTCGGGAAGCCAGAGAATTAACAACTACAACCAGTTGCTCCAGGCAATCAAAGATCGCGGAAATAAAGAGAAAGATTTTGAGCTTTACTTAATGGCTTTTAAATACGGCATCCCGCCAGAGGGCGGATTTGCTCTAGGGGCGGAACGAATTGCCATGCAAGTTTTGGGTTTAAATAATATTCGCGAAGCCTCGCTTTTTCCCCGAGACATGGAAAGAATTGATGTCGGTCTTAGCAAATTAAATCCCCAAACTAAATGA
- a CDS encoding serine hydrolase — protein MKKKSPARPFAKIFVFSLFLLGLLFVAPSPTFLSSSNLLTEEDFILKKGAVAGASATTVSTLNNNQTPAPLITATSAIAVNAKTGKPLYEKNPDAPLPPASTTKIVTALVILENYDLAQVVAIPPTCVGLDEPTVGFFANDQVTIESLLYGMLVKSASDAACSLAHVSASYGEFINKMNTKAQDLGLTSTVFSNEIGFDSEDQNQLTTARDLSVLAQEAMKNDIFRIIVGTREIKVTTNLFKKTYTITTTNELLKEIPGTTGIKTGNTEKAKGCLVYSYDNLGKKILIVILGSDDRFGDAKNILDWILLL, from the coding sequence ATGAAAAAAAAATCTCCAGCAAGACCATTTGCTAAAATTTTTGTTTTTTCTCTATTTCTTTTGGGACTGCTGTTTGTTGCGCCCTCTCCCACATTTCTGTCTTCTAGTAATCTTTTGACCGAAGAAGATTTTATCTTAAAAAAAGGCGCGGTTGCCGGAGCTTCCGCAACAACTGTATCTACACTTAACAATAACCAGACGCCCGCTCCCTTGATAACAGCTACAAGCGCCATTGCTGTTAATGCAAAAACTGGAAAACCTCTTTACGAAAAAAACCCCGATGCTCCTCTTCCCCCAGCTTCGACTACCAAAATAGTAACCGCTTTGGTAATTTTGGAAAATTATGACTTGGCGCAAGTAGTTGCTATTCCTCCAACTTGCGTAGGACTTGATGAACCAACGGTGGGATTTTTCGCAAATGACCAGGTTACTATCGAAAGTCTGCTTTACGGAATGTTAGTTAAAAGCGCCTCGGATGCCGCGTGTTCCTTGGCTCATGTAAGCGCAAGCTATGGAGAGTTTATCAACAAGATGAATACTAAAGCCCAAGATTTAGGTTTAACCAGCACAGTTTTTAGTAACGAAATTGGGTTTGATAGCGAAGATCAAAACCAATTGACAACCGCAAGAGATTTATCAGTACTGGCGCAGGAGGCCATGAAAAACGATATTTTTAGAATTATAGTTGGAACACGCGAAATAAAAGTCACCACAAATCTTTTTAAGAAAACCTATACTATTACAACTACCAACGAATTGCTCAAGGAAATTCCCGGAACTACGGGAATTAAAACCGGTAATACCGAAAAAGCCAAAGGGTGTCTGGTTTACTCCTACGATAATCTGGGAAAGAAGATTCTAATTGTGATTTTGGGGAGTGATGATAGGTTTGGTGATGCTAAGAATATTTTGGATTGGATACTATTGCTTTAG
- a CDS encoding ribonuclease HI family protein, whose protein sequence is MENLKAQLFTDGGSRGNPGPAGIGWAIWIEDRRKIGGQHIGIATNNVAEYQALIRGLEECSKLGIQIVDCFLDSNLVVNQMKGLFKIKQARLAILAQQAKDIALRFVSVSYTYIPREKNTLADKMANKALDKHLNN, encoded by the coding sequence ATGGAAAATTTAAAGGCGCAACTTTTTACCGACGGTGGATCGCGGGGCAACCCTGGACCCGCGGGCATTGGCTGGGCAATTTGGATTGAAGATAGAAGGAAAATAGGAGGACAACACATAGGAATAGCGACAAATAATGTAGCTGAATATCAAGCCTTAATCCGTGGTCTTGAGGAATGCTCTAAACTTGGGATCCAGATTGTTGATTGTTTTTTGGATAGCAATTTAGTGGTAAATCAAATGAAAGGATTATTTAAAATTAAACAAGCCCGTTTGGCAATTCTTGCCCAACAGGCAAAAGATATTGCCCTAAGGTTTGTCTCTGTTAGCTACACTTACATTCCCCGCGAAAAAAACACTCTGGCAGATAAAATGGCCAATAAGGCATTAGATAAGCATCTTAACAATTAA